The Caldilineales bacterium DNA segment ACGGCGCCATGGCCTTCGTCAAATGGATCACCAGCCCGGCGACGCAGAAGCTGATCGGCGATTTTGGCGTCAAGGAGTTCGGCCAGTCGCTCTTCATCCCGGACGCAGCCAACTAAGCCCCGGCCAACCGCCACACGCCCAACCTCACGCCGGCCCCCCGCAGATCACGCCTCACTCCTCACGTTTCACGCCTCACTCCTCACTCCTCACTCCTCACGTTTCACGCCTCACGCCTCACGTTTCACACCTCACGCCTCACGCCTCACGCCTCACGTTTCACACCCCACGCCCCCCAATATGACAAATCGGCCCGGCGAAGTAGAATACACCCCCTTCCTTCACCCCATCACTCACCCCATTTCTGCTTCGCCGTGCCCGTCAGCTCACCCTACCCCCTCGTCAGCATCGACCACGCCCTCGCCGCCATCCTGCGCCACAGCCCTGCCCTGGGCAACGAGCGCGTGCCCTTGATCGACGCCCTTGGCCGCGTCCTGGCCGTGGACCTGACCGCTCCCGCCCCTGTCCCGCCCTTTCCGGCCGCGGCCAAAGATGGCTTTGCCGTCATCGCCGCCGATGCCGCCCGCCTGCGCAGGCTGGCGGGCGAACAGATGGCGGGGCGCGCCGGCCATCTTCGGGTCGAGCCGGGGACGGTCGTCCGCATCACCACCGGGGCCGTCATCCCAGCCGGGGCCGATGCCGTGGTCATGGTCGAGCACACGAGCGAGACCAATGGGTGGGTGGAGATCGAGACCACGGTATCCCCCGGCGCCGACATCCGCCCGCCCGGCCAGGACATCGCCGCCGGCGAGAGAGTGCTGAACCAGGGCGCGGTGCTCGGCCCGGCCGAGATCGGGCTGCTGGCGTCGGTCGGCCTGGCGGATGCCCCTGTGTTCCGGCGGCCGCGCGTCGGCGTCCTCTCCACCGGCGATGAACTGGTCGAGCCGGGCGCGGCGCTCGCCTCCGGCCAGATCTACGATTCCAACCGCTTCAGCCTGGCCGCAGCGGTGGCCCAGGCAGGCGGTGTGGCGCGCACCTACGGCATCGTCGCCGATACGCCCGCCGCCTTGGCCGCATTCTTCGAGTCGGCCCTGGCCGAAAACGATGTGTTAGTCACCAGCGGCGGCGTCAGCATGGGCAAGCTCGACCTGCTCAAGCCCTTGCTGGAAGAACGTGGAACCGTCCATTTTGGCCGTGTGATCATGAAACCCGGCAAACCCGTCACCTTCGCCACCATCGCCGGCAAACCGGTCTTCTCCTTGCCCGGCTTCCCTGTCTCGGCCCTGGTCTCGTTCGAGCTTTTCGTGCGCCCGGCCCTGCGGCAGATGCAGGGCGACGCCGCCTGGCAGCGGCCGCGCCTGCAGGTAGCGTTGGCGCACGACCTCCAGCACGACGCCCACCGCACCGAATACCAGCGCGCCCGCGTCTTCGTGGAGGATGGCCGCTTTCTGGCTCGCACCACCGGCCACCAGGGATCCGGGCGGCTGCTGTCGATGGCCGGCGCCAATGCCTTGCTCGAACTGACGCCTGGCGATGACTTCCTCCCCGCCGGCGCCATGACGACCGCCCTGCTCCTGCACCCGATCGGCGCATGAACACCTTCTTCGAGGGCTTCCTCCAGGCCCTTCGCCTCCTGATCGGTCTCGACCCGGACGTGTTCGAGATCATCAGCCTCTCGCTGCGCGTCAGCGGCGTCGCCCTGGCCATCAGCGTGGCCCTCGGCCTGCCGTTGGGGGCCTGGTTGGGGTTGCGACGCTTTCGGGGCCGCCGTCTGGCCGTGGCCCTGCTCTACACCGGCATGGGCTTGCCGCCGGTTGTCGTCGGCCTGACCGTCTACTTGCTACTCTCGCGGCAGGGGCCGCTGGGCGGGCTGGGATGGCTATTCACCTCGCGAGCGATGATCGTCGCCCAGGTGGTGCTGGCCCTGCCGCTGGTGGCCGGGTTCACGATGACCGCCCTGGCCGCCATCCCGCCCGAAATGACCCTGCAAATCCGCTCGTTGGGCGCCACCCCGCTGCAAACCCATCTCACCCTGCTGTTCGAGGCCCGCGCCGGGGTGCTGGCCGCCATCGTCGCCGGTTTCGGGGCCATCATCTCCGAGGTCGGCTCGGTGATGATCGTCGGCGGCAACATCGCCCACAAAACCCGCGTCCTCACCACCGCCATCGTGCTCGAGACCGGCAAAGGCAACTTCGACCTGGCCATCGCTCTCGGCATCATCCTGCTGGCCCTGGCCTTTGGCGCCAACTGGCTTATCCTCCTGTTGCAGGGCCGCCTGGGGCCGCGCCCTTGACTGGCGCCCCCGTCATGGCCCCCCCGATCCTGGCTGTAAGCGACCTGGCCCAGAGCTACGGCGCCCGCACGGTGCTGCGCATCGCCCGGCTTGAGCTGGCCGAGGGCGAATTGCTGGCCCTGGTCGGCCCCAGCGGCGCCGGCAAGAGCACCCTGCTGCGCCTCCTCAACTTCCTCGAACGCCCCAGCCAGGGCCAGATCTGCTATCGCGGCCGGCCCTATGTCCCCGAGACCTTGCCCCTGGACATCCGCCGGCGCATCACCACCGTGTTCCAGCGCCCGCTCCTGCTCGACGCCTCGGTGCGCGGCAATGTGGCCTACGGGTTGCGGCTGCGCGGCGGGGGCAATGGCCGCGGCGACAGCCATAGGCAAGAAGAGGAGGCGCTGGCTGCGGTCGGCTTGCAGCACCTGGCCCGCGCCCGCTCGCGCACCCTCAGCGGCGGCGAAGCCCAGCGCGTGGCCCTGGCCCGGGCCCTGATCCTCCGCCCTGAGATCCTGCTGCTAGACGAACCGACCGCCAACCTCGACCCGGCCAACGTTCGCCAGATCGAACAAATCATCACCCGGATCAGCGCCGAGATGGGCACGACGGTCGTCCTGGTCACGCACCATGTCTGGCAAGCGCGGCGGCTGGCCCATCGCGTCGGTTTGCTCTATGATGGCGAGCTGCTCGAAATCGCCCCCACCAACCGCTTCTTCGATCACCCCGAACACCCCCTCACCCGCGCCTTCCTCCGCGGCGAGACCGTGTTCTGATTCCACAAATGGGGGAAACACGGATAGTTTTGATTTCAAGCGTGAAGCGTGAAACGTGAAGCGTGAAACGTGAAGCGTGAAACGTGAAGCGTGAAGCGTGAAACGTGAAACGTGAAACGTGAAGCGTGGGCAATCTTCACGCAATACGCAATACGCAATACGCAATACGCAACACGCATCTCCCACCCTATTACCAAACAATCATTTGTGTTTCCCCTATTTGTGTCATAAAATCCTATGCTCACCCATATCGATGCTCAGGGCCAGGCGGCGATGGTCGATGTCTCGGACAAGAACACGACCACGCGCACGGCCATTGCCGGCGCCCGCGTGGTCATGCAGCCCGACACCCTGGCCGCCATCCGCGCCGGCGATGTAAAGAAGGGCGATGTGCTCAGCGTCGCCCGCGTGGCCGGGATCATGGCTGCCAAGCGCACGCACGAACTGATCCCGCTCTGCCACCCCCTCTTGCTGACCAAGATCGCCGTCGATTTCGACTATGTCGAGGATGGCGTCGAGGTGCGGGCCACCGTCCGCTGCCAGGGCCAGACCGGGGTGGAGATGGAGGCGCTGACCGCCGCCGCCGTCGCCGCCCTCACCATCTACGACATGGCCAAAGCCCTCGAAAAGACCATGCGCATCGAAAACATTCGCCTCCTGTACAAAGAAGGCGGTAAAAGTGGAGTTTTTGAGGCTTAAGGCAAGTAGTTATTGGTTATTGGTTATTATGCGTTTCGCAACATAAGCACTCAATAACCAATAACCAATCTCCAATAACCAATCTCCAATAACCAATCTATCCTCGACCGATGAAAATCACGATCAAACTTTTCGCCTCGACACGCGAGCTTTTCGGCGCTTCGACCATTACGCGCGACCTGCCCGATGGCGCCACCGTCGGCGACTTGCTCGAATTGTTGCGGCAAGAAACGAACGGCAAAGTGGCGCCGGGCTATCTGCACGTGGCCATCGACAAACGCTATGCCGGGCCGCAGACGGTGTTGCGGCCGGGCGACGAGGCGGCGGTCTTCCCGCCCGTCAGCGGCGGCGGCGAGAGCAAGCGTTTCTGGCTGACCGAAGAGCCGCTCTCGCTCGATGCTCTGGCCGGGCTGGTGACGGCGCCGGAGCGCGGGGGCATCGTCCTTTTCTCCGGCACGGTGCGCGGGATCACCGGGCCGCAAAGCACCGATTTCCTGGAATACGAGGCCTATGCCGAGATGGCCGAGACGGTGTTGGCCCAAATCGGGGGCGAGGTGCAGGACAGGTGGCCACAGGTGCTCGACATCGCCATCGTCCACCGCACCGGCCGGCTGGAAATCGGCGAATCGAGCGTGATGGTGGCGGTGGCCGGCGCGCACCGGCAGGGACTGTTCGATGCCTGCGCCTATGCCATCGAGCGGCTGAAACGGATCGCCCCGATCTGGAAGAAAGAGGTGGGGCCGGATGGAACCTACTGGGTGGAGGGGCCGCATGGAGATGGGGATCAGATAGGCGTGGATCGCTAGGGGCGGGGACGGCGGCATGGCCGGACGGTAAGCGGAGCTGCTTTGGCGCCAGCAAGACCCCCTGTCGTCTGCGCGCCCCGGTCGTATTGACAGCGATGACCCTTTCTGGGAGAATGCTGACCTTCCATGTTAAGGTCGGTTAACAAGAGAGCCTGAACTCCACCCAGAGGTGGGCGTCGTCGATGAATGAGTACATCATCTTTGCCATTCTGCTCGTCCTGGCCCTGACCTTTGCTTTTCTGAACGGCTTTCACGACTCGGCCAATGTCGTGGCGACGATGATCGCTTCGCGGGCTTTATCCCCGCGCGCGGCCCTGCTGCTGGCTGCAGCCGGCAATCTGGTCGGCCCGTTGATTTTTGGCGTGGCCGTCGCCAAAACCGTCGGCAAGGATATCGTCGACCCCAGCAGCATCACGATCACGGTTGTCATCGCCGCCCTCCTGGCCGCCTCGGCCTGGAGTCTGATCACCTGGTGGTACGGCATCCCTTCCAGCTCGTCGCACGCCCTGGTGGGGGGGCTGGTGGGCGCAGCGATCGTGTTCGGGGGGACGGCGGTGATCGAGAGCAAAGGACTCTACACGGTCGTGATCGCACTGTTCACATCGCCGATCATCGGCTTCATTCTCGCCTGGC contains these protein-coding regions:
- a CDS encoding molybdenum cofactor biosynthesis protein MoaE, which translates into the protein MRPGDEAAVFPPVSGGGESKRFWLTEEPLSLDALAGLVTAPERGGIVLFSGTVRGITGPQSTDFLEYEAYAEMAETVLAQIGGEVQDRWPQVLDIAIVHRTGRLEIGESSVMVAVAGAHRQGLFDACAYAIERLKRIAPIWKKEVGPDGTYWVEGPHGDGDQIGVDR
- a CDS encoding ATP-binding cassette domain-containing protein; the encoded protein is MAPPILAVSDLAQSYGARTVLRIARLELAEGELLALVGPSGAGKSTLLRLLNFLERPSQGQICYRGRPYVPETLPLDIRRRITTVFQRPLLLDASVRGNVAYGLRLRGGGNGRGDSHRQEEEALAAVGLQHLARARSRTLSGGEAQRVALARALILRPEILLLDEPTANLDPANVRQIEQIITRISAEMGTTVVLVTHHVWQARRLAHRVGLLYDGELLEIAPTNRFFDHPEHPLTRAFLRGETVF
- a CDS encoding ABC transporter permease — encoded protein: MNTFFEGFLQALRLLIGLDPDVFEIISLSLRVSGVALAISVALGLPLGAWLGLRRFRGRRLAVALLYTGMGLPPVVVGLTVYLLLSRQGPLGGLGWLFTSRAMIVAQVVLALPLVAGFTMTALAAIPPEMTLQIRSLGATPLQTHLTLLFEARAGVLAAIVAGFGAIISEVGSVMIVGGNIAHKTRVLTTAIVLETGKGNFDLAIALGIILLALAFGANWLILLLQGRLGPRP
- the moaC gene encoding cyclic pyranopterin monophosphate synthase MoaC, which produces MLTHIDAQGQAAMVDVSDKNTTTRTAIAGARVVMQPDTLAAIRAGDVKKGDVLSVARVAGIMAAKRTHELIPLCHPLLLTKIAVDFDYVEDGVEVRATVRCQGQTGVEMEALTAAAVAALTIYDMAKALEKTMRIENIRLLYKEGGKSGVFEA
- a CDS encoding molybdopterin molybdotransferase MoeA, coding for MPVSSPYPLVSIDHALAAILRHSPALGNERVPLIDALGRVLAVDLTAPAPVPPFPAAAKDGFAVIAADAARLRRLAGEQMAGRAGHLRVEPGTVVRITTGAVIPAGADAVVMVEHTSETNGWVEIETTVSPGADIRPPGQDIAAGERVLNQGAVLGPAEIGLLASVGLADAPVFRRPRVGVLSTGDELVEPGAALASGQIYDSNRFSLAAAVAQAGGVARTYGIVADTPAALAAFFESALAENDVLVTSGGVSMGKLDLLKPLLEERGTVHFGRVIMKPGKPVTFATIAGKPVFSLPGFPVSALVSFELFVRPALRQMQGDAAWQRPRLQVALAHDLQHDAHRTEYQRARVFVEDGRFLARTTGHQGSGRLLSMAGANALLELTPGDDFLPAGAMTTALLLHPIGA